A window of Ignicoccus hospitalis KIN4/I contains these coding sequences:
- the glnA gene encoding type I glutamate--ammonia ligase produces MSREELVKEVVESMKTENVRWVMVQFLDVPGRLQQMTFPAREILDDPENAFNVAVGGFDGSSIKGFTMINESDMLLRPVPETFAIIPDDWQSPPGVAAGRTARFLAQIFWGGYKKGEAKRFEKDPRYIAERAEEYLAEQGYKAYFGPEVEFMILNKVINEVDRPWKKMHVEVVSAEAAWNTELPIIRFEEGYVPAIPYDKMFWIRQEIATVLEDHFGIQVEAHHHEVASPGQGEIDFRFDTLTRAADKVVTLKFVVKNVAAKYGLVATFMPKPVYADNGNGMHTHQSLWSKDKDENLFYDPNDEYAELSQLARYYIGGILKHARALSAIVNPTTSSYKRLVPGYEAPIYIAWSKANRSAIIRVPNYMRGVPKAARIEYRSPDPSTNPYLAFAAMVAAGLDGIKKKIEPPPPVDQNIYAMDPKTRRELEEVVRKQLGTPLQLPRTLCEAIEELENDHDWLFPIFTKEMLETWIEMKKEECLKIESYPHPAEFYQYFDI; encoded by the coding sequence GTGTCACGCGAGGAGTTGGTTAAGGAAGTAGTGGAGAGCATGAAAACCGAGAACGTCAGGTGGGTGATGGTCCAGTTCTTGGACGTCCCCGGAAGGTTGCAACAAATGACCTTCCCCGCGCGGGAGATACTGGACGACCCGGAGAACGCCTTCAACGTCGCCGTTGGGGGCTTTGACGGCTCCTCCATAAAGGGCTTCACTATGATTAACGAGAGCGACATGCTCTTGAGGCCCGTGCCGGAGACCTTCGCAATAATTCCGGACGACTGGCAGAGCCCTCCGGGGGTGGCCGCGGGGAGGACCGCTAGGTTCTTGGCTCAGATCTTCTGGGGAGGTTATAAGAAGGGCGAAGCGAAGAGGTTCGAGAAGGACCCGAGGTACATAGCGGAGAGGGCCGAGGAGTACCTAGCTGAGCAAGGGTACAAGGCCTACTTCGGTCCCGAAGTGGAGTTCATGATACTCAACAAAGTAATCAATGAGGTGGACAGACCTTGGAAGAAGATGCACGTGGAGGTGGTCTCTGCCGAGGCCGCGTGGAACACGGAGCTCCCGATCATAAGGTTCGAGGAAGGTTACGTGCCGGCCATACCATACGACAAGATGTTCTGGATAAGGCAAGAGATAGCTACCGTGCTCGAGGACCATTTCGGGATACAAGTGGAGGCTCACCACCACGAGGTGGCCTCCCCCGGCCAAGGCGAGATAGACTTCCGTTTCGACACGCTCACCAGAGCGGCTGACAAGGTAGTCACCTTGAAGTTCGTGGTAAAGAACGTGGCTGCCAAGTACGGCCTGGTAGCGACGTTCATGCCCAAGCCCGTCTACGCCGACAACGGAAACGGCATGCACACCCACCAGAGCTTGTGGAGCAAGGACAAAGACGAGAACTTGTTCTACGACCCCAACGACGAGTACGCGGAGCTGAGCCAGCTGGCTAGGTACTACATAGGAGGTATCTTGAAGCACGCCAGGGCGCTCAGCGCGATAGTCAACCCGACCACCTCCAGCTACAAGAGGCTGGTGCCGGGCTACGAGGCCCCCATATACATAGCTTGGAGCAAGGCCAACCGCTCCGCCATAATCAGGGTGCCGAACTACATGAGGGGAGTGCCGAAGGCGGCGAGGATAGAGTACCGCTCCCCCGACCCCAGCACCAACCCCTACTTGGCCTTCGCGGCGATGGTTGCCGCGGGCTTGGACGGCATCAAGAAGAAGATCGAGCCCCCGCCGCCGGTGGACCAGAACATATACGCCATGGACCCGAAGACGAGGAGGGAGTTGGAAGAGGTAGTGAGGAAGCAGCTCGGCACCCCCTTGCAGCTGCCGAGGACCTTGTGCGAGGCGATAGAGGAGCTGGAGAACGACCACGACTGGCTGTTCCCCATATTCACCAAGGAGATGTTGGAGACTTGGATAGAGATGAAGAAAGAGGAGTGCTTGAAGATAGAGAGCTACCCGCACCCGGCGGAGTTCTACCAGTACTTCGACATATGA
- a CDS encoding FeoA family protein: protein MYLSEAPEGSLVRVVRIEGGFGAVRKLYELGIREGSTIKVVRNPPIGPLIVEVDGSTIALGRGIASKVAVEVVER, encoded by the coding sequence GTGTATCTGTCGGAAGCGCCGGAGGGGTCGTTGGTAAGGGTAGTTAGGATAGAAGGCGGCTTCGGCGCGGTCAGGAAGTTATACGAACTAGGAATAAGGGAAGGATCAACCATTAAGGTGGTTAGGAACCCTCCCATAGGGCCCCTAATAGTGGAGGTGGACGGTTCGACAATAGCTTTAGGGAGGGGCATAGCTTCCAAAGTCGCGGTGGAGGTTGTGGAGCGGTGA